The following are encoded together in the Actinomycetota bacterium genome:
- a CDS encoding biotin--[acetyl-CoA-carboxylase] ligase, which translates to MSSKEGLLTILKKADGGFVSGQSISAALNVSRTAVWKGVQSLKEDGYSIEAAPGVGYRLLSVTEKLLASEIGPRPPESFGHVVHHFDKIASTNLAAKRYALDGAAHGTLIVAETQTGGKGRLGRTWHSPEGGIWISLIARPKISVNEAAKFTPMTTLAVALAIGKAAGLEAMVKWPNDILVNGRKVAGILTEMGAELERVSFLVIGIGINVNLSASYLPSELEGKATTLMDEMGAKVDRARLLRAILDEIDLTYARFLKGEYLAILDELKAVSATLGQTVTAVSGSKKVSGQALGFDELGGLLIGLSNGTIETVYSGEII; encoded by the coding sequence ATGTCATCGAAGGAGGGCCTCCTTACTATCTTAAAGAAGGCAGATGGCGGTTTCGTCTCGGGCCAGTCGATATCGGCTGCTTTAAACGTCTCGCGCACGGCCGTCTGGAAAGGCGTGCAATCCTTAAAGGAAGATGGCTACTCGATTGAGGCCGCTCCGGGGGTGGGTTACCGCCTCCTTTCTGTGACCGAAAAATTGCTTGCCTCCGAGATCGGACCAAGGCCGCCCGAATCTTTCGGCCATGTGGTTCATCATTTCGATAAGATCGCTTCGACCAACCTGGCGGCCAAAAGATATGCTCTCGACGGGGCGGCCCACGGGACGCTCATCGTTGCCGAGACACAGACAGGGGGCAAGGGGCGTCTGGGGCGCACTTGGCACTCGCCAGAGGGCGGCATCTGGATCTCGCTTATCGCGCGTCCCAAGATAAGCGTAAATGAGGCCGCAAAATTTACCCCGATGACGACGCTGGCCGTGGCTTTGGCCATAGGTAAGGCCGCCGGTCTGGAGGCGATGGTTAAATGGCCAAACGATATTCTGGTAAACGGCAGAAAGGTGGCCGGCATCTTAACAGAGATGGGGGCCGAACTCGAGCGGGTCTCCTTTCTGGTCATCGGCATCGGGATAAACGTCAACCTTAGCGCATCTTATCTTCCCAGCGAGCTTGAAGGCAAGGCGACGACCTTGATGGACGAGATGGGGGCAAAGGTTGATAGGGCGCGTCTTTTGAGGGCGATCCTGGATGAAATAGACCTTACCTACGCCCGCTTTCTCAAAGGAGAGTATCTGGCCATATTGGATGAGCTAAAGGCGGTCTCGGCCACCCTGGGCCAAACGGTAACGGCTGTGAGCGGGTCAAAAAAGGTAAGCGGCCAGGCGCTAGGCTTCGATGAGCTTGGTGGTTTACTGATTGGGCTATCCAATGGAACAATTGAAACCGTATACTCCGGCGAGATTATCTGA
- the nadC gene encoding carboxylating nicotinate-nucleotide diphosphorylase, whose product MTSLPIDEMKRAVLSALAEDLGERGDITTSAVLVEKVSARGLFLAESDGILAGLAVAQFAFKAVDESLTFLANFEDGEHIEAGDIIIEVHGEAASILKAERTALNFLQHLSGIATATSKFVEKAKPFKAEILDTRKTTPCLRALEKYAVRCGGGVNHRMGLYDAILIKDNHIKAAGDLTVAVRRAKEAHPDMAVEVETESLEMVKEALEAGADIIMLDNMTPSEVMEAVKVAHGRAILEASGGINLSNIEEYAKSGVDRISTSAITQAAVPLAISLDLILK is encoded by the coding sequence ATGACTTCGCTGCCGATAGATGAGATGAAAAGAGCGGTTCTATCGGCTCTGGCCGAAGACCTTGGGGAGCGCGGCGACATCACTACTTCGGCCGTTCTTGTCGAAAAGGTGAGCGCAAGAGGTCTCTTTTTGGCCGAAAGCGACGGCATCCTCGCCGGATTGGCTGTTGCCCAGTTCGCCTTCAAGGCGGTCGATGAGAGCTTAACCTTTTTAGCCAATTTCGAAGATGGCGAGCATATCGAGGCGGGCGATATCATAATCGAGGTTCATGGCGAGGCCGCCTCGATTCTTAAGGCCGAGCGGACGGCCTTAAATTTTTTGCAGCATCTCTCAGGCATCGCCACCGCGACCTCAAAATTCGTCGAAAAGGCCAAGCCATTTAAGGCTGAGATACTCGATACCAGAAAGACCACCCCTTGCCTAAGAGCGCTTGAGAAGTACGCCGTGCGCTGCGGCGGCGGAGTAAACCACCGGATGGGCCTCTATGATGCCATTCTGATCAAGGATAACCACATCAAAGCGGCAGGTGATTTAACGGTTGCCGTGAGGCGAGCCAAGGAGGCCCATCCCGATATGGCCGTTGAGGTGGAGACCGAAAGTCTGGAGATGGTCAAGGAGGCCTTGGAAGCTGGGGCGGATATCATCATGCTCGATAACATGACACCAAGTGAGGTTATGGAGGCGGTCAAAGTGGCCCACGGACGGGCCATCCTCGAAGCTTCGGGTGGGATAAACTTGAGTAACATTGAAGAATATGCGAAGAGCGGAGTGGACAGGATATCGACCTCGGCCATCACTCAGGCGGCCGTGCCGCTCGCCATCTCTCTGGATCTCATCCTGAAATAG
- a CDS encoding AbrB/MazE/SpoVT family DNA-binding domain-containing protein → MQSVTLSPKYQIVIPKSVRKALGLRPGQKIQVIEHAGRIELLPERDIKELRGFLEGINTDFEREEDRA, encoded by the coding sequence ATGCAATCGGTAACTTTATCACCTAAATATCAAATAGTCATACCCAAATCGGTCAGAAAAGCGCTGGGGCTTCGCCCCGGCCAAAAAATTCAGGTGATTGAGCATGCGGGGCGTATTGAGCTCCTCCCCGAACGCGATATCAAAGAACTTCGCGGCTTTCTTGAGGGCATAAATACCGATTTTGAGCGCGAGGAAGATAGAGCATGA
- a CDS encoding type II toxin-antitoxin system VapC family toxin: MNIIDSSGWLTYFADAPNAEHFLIPLDDPDSLVVPTITIFEVFKVVLRECDENKALQAIAAMQKGMLVALGAELAATAAKVSLEQNLPMADSIILATAKQFDATIWTEDSDFRSLPNVRYFPKR; this comes from the coding sequence ATGAACATCATCGACTCATCAGGTTGGCTAACATACTTTGCAGACGCACCTAACGCCGAGCACTTCTTGATCCCGCTTGATGATCCCGATTCGCTAGTCGTGCCCACCATAACCATCTTTGAGGTCTTCAAGGTGGTTCTTAGGGAATGCGATGAAAACAAGGCTCTTCAAGCAATTGCTGCAATGCAAAAAGGGATGTTGGTGGCGCTCGGCGCAGAATTAGCGGCTACGGCCGCGAAGGTGAGCTTGGAGCAAAACCTTCCGATGGCCGACAGCATCATCCTTGCAACAGCAAAGCAGTTCGATGCCACCATCTGGACTGAGGACTCGGATTTTAGGAGTTTGCCCAATGTGAGGTACTTTCCCAAGAGATAA
- a CDS encoding HTH domain-containing protein: MNKVGQIQRLIHLITILQSGGDHKASVLAERLEICERHVYRDLNALKAAGIPIFCEGGYKIMDGFFLPPLRFSLSEGIVLLLGCEAFAQDVLVNSLPDI, from the coding sequence ATGAACAAAGTGGGGCAGATACAGCGTCTAATTCATCTTATCACCATCCTTCAATCGGGTGGTGACCATAAGGCCAGCGTTCTTGCAGAGCGTCTTGAAATTTGCGAGCGCCATGTCTACCGTGACCTTAATGCTTTAAAAGCAGCGGGAATTCCGATCTTTTGTGAAGGTGGCTACAAGATAATGGACGGTTTCTTTCTGCCGCCCTTAAGGTTTTCTCTCTCAGAAGGTATCGTTCTATTGCTCGGATGTGAAGCCTTTGCCCAAGATGTACTAGTCAACAGCTTACCTGACATCTAG
- a CDS encoding helix-turn-helix domain-containing protein: protein MTAKEKVAQRKLSMLELAEKLKNVSEACRIMGYSRTQFYEIKRSFQVHGFEGLLDKPPIPNTVPSKTDPEVEAKVIEIS from the coding sequence ATGACCGCCAAAGAAAAAGTAGCACAAAGGAAGCTCTCAATGCTAGAGCTGGCAGAGAAATTGAAAAACGTTAGCGAAGCCTGCCGGATCATGGGCTACTCCAGAACTCAATTTTACGAGATCAAGAGGAGTTTTCAGGTTCACGGCTTCGAAGGTCTTTTGGACAAGCCGCCCATCCCCAATACCGTGCCTTCTAAGACCGACCCAGAGGTAGAGGCCAAAGTAATCGAGATCTCCA
- a CDS encoding DedA family protein gives MKALIDLFLRYGYWITFLFLFFENVLFIGLILPGDTVLLLAGFMASFGHFQLVYLMIIAQVASILGNMVGYLIGYRGGRPLIERLASRFNFLEGKLTQAEEYFDRYGPSTVFFGRFAAGVRVFISPLAGASKMSYPRFIAYTISAVIIWTSLVILLGFYFAENLDLLTKIVGGLGWGVLIILGLIFLAALFIKRARGGR, from the coding sequence ATGAAAGCACTGATCGACCTATTTTTGCGCTACGGCTACTGGATAACCTTCCTCTTTCTTTTCTTTGAAAATGTTCTCTTCATTGGCCTCATCCTGCCGGGAGACACCGTTCTTCTCCTTGCGGGCTTTATGGCCTCTTTCGGCCACTTCCAGCTAGTCTATCTGATGATTATTGCACAAGTCGCCTCAATCCTAGGCAACATGGTCGGCTATCTGATAGGCTATCGAGGCGGCCGTCCGCTCATTGAAAGGCTCGCCAGCCGGTTTAATTTTTTGGAAGGAAAGCTTACCCAGGCCGAGGAGTACTTTGACAGGTACGGCCCTTCGACCGTATTTTTCGGCCGCTTTGCGGCCGGGGTGCGCGTCTTCATCTCGCCGCTCGCCGGCGCCTCCAAGATGAGCTACCCAAGGTTCATCGCCTACACCATCTCCGCCGTCATCATTTGGACGAGCCTGGTCATTCTGCTTGGGTTTTATTTTGCCGAAAATCTGGACTTGCTCACCAAGATCGTGGGCGGCCTTGGTTGGGGAGTTCTCATCATCTTGGGCCTGATATTCCTGGCGGCTCTCTTCATCAAGCGAGCCAGAGGGGGGAGATAG